One genomic segment of Vibrio fluvialis includes these proteins:
- a CDS encoding M4 family metallopeptidase: MKKLQRQVKGLLAVGSVMAFPVSAAQWVAVEDSGQFQQALTEQKSSVVTQANRYKAVKTIKLPNGKVKVRYQQMYNGVPVFNTAVVATESSKGVTKVQGMMAQGIEADVATVQPALDEKQAIAKAADNFSAANASFAGQELPMENQSAVLMVRLDDNQQAQLVYLVNFFVASDTPARPFYFIDANSGEVLKQWDGLAHADATGTGPGGNQKTGMYQYGTNYPGFAISKTGSTCTMLSSAVKTVDLKNKTSGTTAYSYDCNNSSNYNDYKAVNGAYSPLNDAHYFGKVVFDMYNDWLNTSPLTFQLTMRVHYGNNYENAFWDGSAMTFGDGYSTFYPLVDINVSAHEVSHGFTEQNSGLVYEGMSGGINEAYSDIAGEAAEYYMRGSVDWVVGSDIFKSSGGLRYFDTPSKDGSSIDHASQYYSGIDVHHSSGVFNRAFYLLSNKQGWNVRKGFEVFAVANQLYWTPNSTFDEGACGVVKAAQDLGYNVNDVSAAFTTVGVNSSCSVDSGNELVKGQPVTGLSGSAGSETFYTFTVSSASTATVSIGSGTGDADLYVKAGSKPTTSSWDCRPYRSGNSEQCSISAVPGTTYHVMLKGYSAYSGVTLRLD; the protein is encoded by the coding sequence ATGAAAAAACTACAACGTCAAGTTAAAGGCTTACTCGCAGTAGGTTCAGTGATGGCTTTCCCGGTTTCTGCCGCGCAATGGGTTGCGGTTGAAGACAGCGGTCAGTTTCAGCAAGCGCTGACTGAGCAGAAAAGCAGCGTCGTCACTCAGGCAAACCGTTATAAGGCAGTCAAAACCATTAAACTGCCAAACGGCAAAGTAAAAGTACGTTATCAGCAAATGTATAACGGTGTTCCAGTGTTCAATACTGCCGTGGTTGCGACAGAGTCGAGCAAAGGGGTAACCAAAGTACAGGGCATGATGGCACAAGGCATTGAAGCGGATGTGGCGACAGTGCAGCCAGCGCTCGATGAGAAACAGGCCATTGCCAAAGCGGCGGACAACTTTAGTGCGGCCAACGCCTCTTTTGCTGGTCAGGAACTGCCGATGGAAAACCAATCTGCGGTGTTGATGGTGCGTTTGGACGACAATCAACAAGCGCAACTGGTTTATCTGGTGAACTTCTTTGTGGCGTCGGACACGCCTGCACGTCCTTTCTACTTCATTGACGCCAACAGCGGCGAAGTGTTGAAACAGTGGGATGGTCTTGCACACGCTGATGCAACGGGTACCGGCCCTGGTGGTAACCAGAAAACCGGCATGTATCAATACGGTACTAATTACCCGGGCTTTGCCATCAGCAAAACCGGTTCAACCTGTACCATGTTGAGTTCTGCGGTCAAAACCGTTGACCTGAAAAACAAAACCTCAGGCACGACGGCGTACAGCTACGACTGTAACAACAGCAGCAACTACAACGATTATAAAGCGGTGAACGGTGCGTATTCTCCGCTCAACGATGCCCATTACTTCGGTAAAGTGGTATTCGATATGTATAACGACTGGCTGAACACATCTCCGCTGACGTTTCAGTTAACCATGCGTGTGCACTACGGTAATAACTACGAGAACGCCTTCTGGGATGGTTCTGCCATGACGTTTGGTGACGGCTATTCAACCTTTTACCCGCTGGTGGATATCAACGTGAGTGCGCACGAAGTCAGCCACGGCTTTACCGAGCAAAACTCTGGTCTGGTGTATGAAGGTATGTCTGGCGGTATCAACGAAGCTTACTCTGACATCGCGGGTGAAGCGGCGGAATACTACATGCGCGGCTCGGTAGACTGGGTGGTCGGCAGCGACATCTTTAAGTCGTCCGGTGGTCTGCGCTACTTCGATACTCCGTCTAAAGATGGCAGTTCTATCGACCACGCTTCTCAGTACTACAGCGGTATTGACGTGCACCACTCCAGCGGTGTGTTCAACCGTGCGTTCTACCTGCTGTCTAACAAACAGGGCTGGAATGTTCGCAAAGGCTTTGAAGTGTTTGCGGTGGCAAACCAGTTGTACTGGACACCAAACAGCACGTTTGATGAAGGCGCTTGTGGCGTCGTGAAAGCGGCGCAAGATCTGGGCTACAACGTGAACGACGTGAGTGCAGCCTTTACCACTGTGGGCGTGAACTCATCTTGTTCTGTCGATTCTGGCAATGAACTGGTGAAAGGCCAACCTGTGACCGGGCTTTCTGGTTCTGCGGGCTCTGAAACTTTCTATACCTTTACCGTAAGCAGCGCGTCGACAGCGACCGTTTCTATCGGTTCAGGAACGGGCGATGCAGACCTGTACGTGAAAGCAGGCAGCAAACCAACCACCAGTTCTTGGGATTGTCGTCCATATCGTTCAGGTAACAGTGAGCAATGTTCGATCTCTGCGGTTCCTGGCACGACTTACCATGTCATGTTGAAAGGCTACAGCGCTTACTCAGGTGTGACGCTGCGTCTGGACTGA
- the ompW gene encoding outer membrane protein OmpW yields the protein MKKTLCGLAVLSALASANVLAHQEGDFIVRAGLAAVVPNDSSDKILGSDEELKVNSNTQLGLTLGYMITNNISFEVLAASPFSHDISTDLSGLGKIGETKHLPPTFMLQYYFAEPQSDFRPYVGAGINYTMFFDEKFNSTGENAGLSDLKLDDSWGLAANLGVDYKINDNWFLNASAWYANIETTAKYKAGGTSYSTDVKINPWVFMIAGGYKF from the coding sequence ATGAAAAAAACACTTTGCGGACTTGCTGTACTTTCAGCGCTGGCTTCAGCGAACGTTCTGGCTCACCAAGAAGGTGACTTTATTGTTCGTGCAGGTCTGGCTGCGGTAGTCCCAAATGACAGCAGTGACAAAATTCTTGGTAGCGATGAAGAGCTGAAAGTAAACAGCAATACTCAGTTAGGCTTGACTCTTGGCTACATGATCACCAACAACATCAGCTTTGAAGTGCTGGCGGCATCACCTTTCTCTCACGATATTTCGACGGACCTGAGCGGTCTTGGCAAAATCGGTGAGACTAAACATCTACCGCCAACGTTCATGCTGCAATATTACTTTGCAGAGCCACAATCTGATTTTCGTCCATACGTAGGTGCGGGTATCAACTACACCATGTTCTTCGATGAGAAGTTCAACAGCACGGGTGAGAACGCTGGTCTGAGCGATCTGAAACTGGACGACTCTTGGGGTCTGGCGGCTAACCTGGGCGTGGATTACAAAATCAACGACAACTGGTTCCTGAACGCATCTGCCTGGTATGCAAACATCGAAACCACCGCGAAATACAAAGCGGGTGGCACATCATACTCAACTGATGTGAAAATCAACCCTTGGGTCTTCATGATTGCTGGCGGCTATAAGTTCTGA
- a CDS encoding Hsp20/alpha crystallin family protein produces MSLIPRDSWSDFYRLFDNAFPALRPRFDADTFSPRVDVIEKETAFEIIADLPGVAKDDIAVTCRNGTLTIEASTTKNEETKEQDKVIHKERYHGKMVRSFSLGDNVDLKEIYAEFEEGVLVVVVPKLEGKPEESQRININ; encoded by the coding sequence ATGAGCTTAATTCCGCGTGACTCTTGGTCAGATTTCTATCGTTTGTTCGACAATGCCTTTCCGGCACTTCGGCCTCGTTTCGATGCTGACACTTTCTCTCCACGTGTAGATGTGATTGAGAAAGAGACGGCATTTGAAATCATCGCCGATCTACCGGGAGTGGCAAAAGATGACATAGCCGTCACCTGCCGCAATGGTACGCTGACGATTGAAGCTTCAACCACGAAAAACGAAGAAACCAAAGAACAGGACAAAGTCATTCATAAAGAACGCTATCACGGAAAAATGGTGCGCAGCTTCTCTTTAGGCGACAACGTGGATCTGAAAGAGATCTACGCCGAATTTGAAGAAGGCGTTCTGGTGGTGGTTGTTCCCAAACTGGAAGGCAAACCTGAAGAGAGCCAACGTATCAACATCAATTAA
- a CDS encoding DUF3316 domain-containing protein: MKKIILLLAAMLFSSVALSGMRLGAPQTNLSTASYQTQKQAAEAGEAMMANLQAMPSQELLKVLPIYDENVDSKSVRISQIRRSVKPVAEPSGQIEFQSILTVNYRYQYYPHDE; encoded by the coding sequence ATGAAGAAGATCATTCTGCTGCTTGCCGCCATGTTGTTTAGCAGCGTTGCTCTGTCTGGCATGCGCCTTGGTGCGCCGCAAACGAACCTGAGCACCGCCAGTTACCAGACACAAAAGCAAGCCGCCGAAGCGGGCGAAGCCATGATGGCCAATCTGCAAGCAATGCCCTCGCAAGAGCTGTTAAAAGTGCTGCCGATTTACGACGAAAATGTAGACAGCAAAAGCGTGCGAATCAGCCAGATTCGGCGCAGCGTCAAACCGGTCGCCGAGCCCAGTGGCCAGATTGAGTTTCAAAGTATTCTGACCGTTAACTACCGTTATCAGTATTACCCTCACGACGAGTAG
- a CDS encoding alpha/beta hydrolase-fold protein, which translates to MNNTSVFAFALATLLSLVFPSTAFSETAPQPTESVSTWNTAYGGVDKSYDTHLLTLRDEIAPTFQTLTFHDSVTGRTMDYNLYIPEDYDSNKSYPLVLFMADASTTGKGAEAPLKQGYGGIIWATPENQAKHPSFVLVPAFAGPDNATNDDWEISQEVPMALRLLNHITFQYNVDKSRIYTTGQSMGGMVSFYLNAHYPNLFAASLFVGSQWDVKALAPLANMHFFYIVSAGDQKASAGMKALGDMLSDKGVSVASTEFSAQLPHQEQEQKIQQLLAKGEAINFVQFTKGTAPPKGNTHPGAEHMYSFDYAYQLEGVRDWLFAQRNSAYADVENIYLHDNATQAFTDFLTLAEHNNSLAQYEVGKAYQQGNGTDKNMVNALEWYKHSATLGYDRAILDLGIFYLEGKEVPQDYTLAHQYFEQAWQYGHMKAPRYLGLMAEHGLGENVDYAKAMKMYRAASDAGDITAAALIGHLYEQGLGVPQSNTDALNWYLKAAPSPEQAAANVHPRIQALLRLGYFYEHGIAVTQDKTQALRWYQVAATDLNAEAMAAVTRLSH; encoded by the coding sequence ATGAACAACACCTCTGTTTTCGCCTTCGCTCTGGCGACCCTGCTTAGTCTGGTTTTCCCCAGCACCGCATTCAGTGAAACTGCGCCGCAACCCACCGAGTCGGTCAGTACGTGGAACACGGCCTACGGCGGCGTCGACAAAAGTTATGATACGCATTTGCTCACGCTGCGCGATGAGATTGCTCCGACCTTCCAGACGCTGACTTTTCACGACAGCGTGACGGGGCGCACGATGGACTACAATCTTTACATCCCTGAAGATTACGACAGCAATAAAAGTTACCCATTAGTGCTGTTTATGGCCGACGCCAGCACAACAGGCAAAGGTGCAGAAGCGCCGCTTAAACAGGGTTACGGCGGTATTATCTGGGCAACGCCGGAAAATCAGGCTAAGCATCCTAGTTTTGTGTTAGTGCCTGCCTTTGCAGGGCCAGACAACGCCACTAATGACGACTGGGAAATTTCGCAAGAAGTGCCAATGGCCCTGCGCCTGCTCAATCACATCACCTTCCAATACAACGTTGATAAAAGCCGTATTTACACCACCGGACAATCGATGGGTGGCATGGTCTCTTTTTATCTCAATGCGCACTATCCGAACCTGTTCGCCGCTTCGCTGTTTGTCGGCAGTCAATGGGATGTGAAGGCGTTGGCCCCCCTGGCTAATATGCACTTTTTCTACATTGTGTCTGCTGGCGATCAAAAAGCGTCGGCGGGAATGAAGGCCCTCGGCGACATGCTGAGCGACAAGGGCGTCTCCGTCGCCAGCACCGAGTTTTCCGCTCAGCTCCCACACCAAGAACAAGAGCAGAAGATTCAACAGTTACTTGCCAAAGGCGAAGCCATCAACTTTGTTCAGTTTACAAAAGGCACTGCACCACCGAAAGGCAATACCCACCCTGGGGCAGAGCACATGTATTCTTTTGATTATGCGTATCAGCTGGAAGGCGTCCGTGACTGGCTTTTTGCACAGCGTAACAGTGCCTATGCCGATGTGGAAAACATCTACCTGCACGACAACGCTACGCAGGCATTTACTGATTTTCTGACGCTGGCTGAACACAATAATAGTCTGGCTCAATACGAAGTCGGCAAGGCATATCAGCAAGGCAACGGGACGGATAAAAATATGGTCAACGCGTTGGAGTGGTACAAGCACTCAGCCACGCTTGGTTATGATCGCGCGATTCTGGATCTCGGCATTTTCTATCTGGAGGGAAAGGAAGTGCCACAGGATTATACGCTCGCTCATCAATACTTTGAGCAGGCATGGCAATATGGTCACATGAAAGCGCCCCGTTATCTCGGTTTAATGGCAGAACATGGCTTGGGAGAAAACGTCGACTACGCCAAAGCAATGAAAATGTACCGGGCCGCATCTGATGCTGGCGATATTACCGCAGCCGCTCTGATTGGTCATTTGTATGAGCAAGGTCTGGGCGTCCCCCAAAGCAACACCGATGCCCTTAACTGGTATCTCAAAGCCGCACCATCCCCCGAGCAAGCAGCGGCCAATGTTCACCCCCGCATTCAAGCGCTGCTTCGCTTGGGGTATTTCTATGAACATGGCATCGCAGTGACTCAGGATAAAACTCAGGCGCTGCGCTGGTATCAGGTGGCAGCCACAGACCTGAATGCCGAAGCAATGGCAGCAGTCACCCGCCTTTCCCACTGA
- a CDS encoding RidA family protein, with the protein MSGKIIKLSRNTDRAPINAVSTQSVAFSHYNNISAQLPIDPQSGELVVGDIKAQAKQCFENIKSIVESIEHVMDDVVKVNVFLKNIDDAGAVNEVMATFFTQYFPTKTVSAVAELPNSDALIQVDALISNGEGTQPQEPCALIKLARNSNRVTQSATSTHSVAFSHYNNLSAQLPIDPNTGALVEGGIKAQTAQCLRNLKTVLESIDVPFDDIVKVGIQVRDLADIEQVNEVYMTFFPDSSIARSVAYVPARTVTQAAGLPMNALVQIDAVISHGDGTPPQEVEDRHGLVIRANNTELAPVSGLSTQTVAFSHYNHISAQLPVDVQTGKLVDGNTGEQAKQCLTHIKSIVESIGHEMDDLVKVNIQLTNIADLHLVDEVYTTFFNGKLPARTVIGVEKILSGALIQMDAVVSNAEGTPPTK; encoded by the coding sequence ATGAGCGGTAAGATCATCAAGCTATCTCGAAATACAGACCGAGCGCCAATCAATGCAGTCTCTACACAAAGTGTTGCTTTCTCTCATTACAACAATATCTCGGCGCAACTGCCGATTGATCCTCAAAGTGGTGAGTTGGTGGTAGGGGACATCAAAGCGCAAGCGAAGCAATGTTTTGAAAACATTAAATCTATCGTAGAGAGCATTGAGCACGTGATGGATGATGTGGTTAAAGTGAATGTATTCCTTAAGAATATTGACGATGCAGGCGCAGTCAACGAAGTGATGGCGACGTTCTTTACTCAATACTTCCCAACGAAAACAGTGTCTGCAGTGGCTGAACTACCTAACAGTGATGCACTGATTCAGGTTGACGCTTTAATCTCTAACGGTGAAGGTACCCAGCCTCAAGAACCCTGCGCGTTGATTAAGCTGGCGAGAAACAGTAATCGCGTGACTCAGAGCGCGACATCGACTCATTCAGTGGCTTTCTCGCACTACAACAACCTTTCTGCGCAACTGCCCATTGATCCGAATACAGGCGCGTTGGTTGAAGGTGGAATCAAGGCGCAAACGGCTCAGTGTTTGCGTAACCTAAAGACAGTTTTAGAAAGTATTGATGTACCGTTTGATGATATTGTCAAAGTGGGCATTCAGGTGAGAGATCTTGCCGACATTGAGCAAGTGAATGAAGTGTACATGACGTTCTTCCCTGACTCGTCCATCGCTCGCAGCGTCGCTTATGTTCCAGCGCGTACCGTGACCCAAGCGGCAGGCCTGCCAATGAATGCATTGGTTCAAATTGATGCGGTTATTTCTCATGGCGACGGCACTCCACCACAAGAAGTGGAAGACAGACACGGGCTTGTGATTCGCGCGAACAATACCGAATTGGCACCAGTGAGTGGGCTTTCAACGCAAACAGTGGCTTTCTCTCACTACAACCATATCTCAGCTCAGCTTCCTGTGGATGTACAGACAGGAAAACTGGTAGACGGGAATACTGGCGAGCAAGCGAAGCAGTGTCTCACACATATTAAGTCCATCGTTGAAAGCATTGGTCATGAAATGGATGATTTGGTGAAGGTCAATATTCAACTGACCAATATCGCTGACCTGCATCTGGTTGATGAGGTATACACGACGTTTTTCAACGGCAAACTTCCAGCAAGAACCGTGATTGGTGTTGAAAAGATCCTATCAGGCGCATTGATTCAAATGGATGCGGTTGTTTCAAATGCTGAAGGCACACCGCCAACAAAATAA
- a CDS encoding IS110 family transposase — protein MSTIQTIGIDLAKNVFSIHGVDAYGKCVLRKTVKRNRLLEVFANLPPCLVGMEACSGAHHWARELSKLGHTPRIMASKFVIPYRQNEKNDANDAEAICEAVSRPKTRFVAIKSTEQQAVLTLHRIRHGLIKNRTATINQLRGLLSEFGIIIPQGRYPLQNTISSILEDAENGLPMLARELLYDLVNRIHDINIEVLRYDRKIYALVSQMKEAKKLMTIPGVGEHSATAIVATVSDGKQFRSSRQFAAWVGLVPRQYTTGGHVQLGRISKRGDKHIRTLLIHGARAVIARCKDKTDRNSLWLQQLVERRGYKRATVALAAKNARIIWALLTSGNEYKVNYING, from the coding sequence ATGTCCACCATTCAAACTATTGGCATTGACCTCGCCAAGAATGTCTTCAGTATTCACGGCGTTGATGCATATGGCAAGTGTGTACTACGCAAAACAGTTAAAAGAAACAGACTGTTAGAGGTATTCGCCAACCTACCGCCCTGCTTAGTCGGTATGGAAGCTTGCTCTGGCGCTCATCATTGGGCGAGAGAACTGAGTAAACTTGGACATACACCTCGCATTATGGCTTCGAAGTTTGTTATCCCTTATCGGCAAAATGAAAAGAACGATGCCAATGATGCTGAAGCTATATGTGAAGCCGTCAGCCGTCCCAAGACGCGGTTTGTCGCTATTAAAAGTACAGAGCAACAAGCTGTGCTTACCCTGCATCGCATTCGACATGGTCTGATTAAAAACCGCACCGCCACCATTAATCAGTTACGTGGATTACTTTCTGAATTCGGTATTATTATTCCTCAAGGTCGATACCCACTCCAAAATACCATTTCCAGCATTCTTGAAGATGCTGAAAATGGGCTACCTATGCTGGCTCGCGAACTACTCTATGACTTAGTCAATCGTATCCACGATATCAACATTGAAGTACTGCGATACGACCGCAAAATTTATGCGCTCGTCAGTCAGATGAAAGAGGCTAAAAAGCTCATGACTATTCCTGGCGTGGGAGAACATAGTGCAACAGCCATTGTTGCTACGGTTTCTGATGGAAAACAATTTCGTTCCAGCCGTCAATTTGCTGCATGGGTTGGATTAGTGCCGAGACAATATACCACTGGCGGTCACGTCCAACTTGGGCGCATAAGCAAACGAGGCGACAAACACATCCGTACGTTACTTATTCATGGAGCACGTGCTGTTATAGCAAGATGCAAAGACAAAACGGATAGAAACAGTCTCTGGTTACAACAATTAGTTGAACGTCGCGGTTATAAGCGAGCAACCGTCGCTTTAGCCGCTAAAAACGCCCGAATTATCTGGGCGTTACTGACTTCGGGAAATGAGTATAAAGTTAACTATATCAATGGTTAA
- a CDS encoding toll/interleukin-1 receptor domain-containing protein, whose product MGHKIFLSHNHNDKPLVEAVALKLASIFGQDEVFYDSWSIQPGEGIIDKMNQGLEAPEFVFFFVSKNSLASGMVKLEWQNALYSASKGKTRVIPVRIDGSDMPSLLKQTLFIDMHTVGLEAAIAQIVSVTQGNASFTPQHQGFSNLSFTQTKVDETQIEIAVKASHLMEPNASFVFVTTNAEQDIHWEMSNGQPFVGGFNKDAFTSPNGNANGILIRPMTSTLTPTHPLRVKFSKKGTVDIDIAAVFHEKSENQWVEIPRAAPTFAY is encoded by the coding sequence GTGGGACATAAAATTTTCCTTAGTCACAATCATAATGATAAGCCTTTGGTAGAAGCAGTTGCTTTAAAACTTGCTAGTATCTTTGGTCAAGATGAAGTGTTCTATGATTCTTGGTCAATCCAGCCTGGTGAAGGGATCATTGATAAAATGAATCAGGGGCTTGAAGCACCAGAGTTTGTTTTTTTCTTTGTATCCAAAAACAGCCTTGCTAGTGGCATGGTGAAATTAGAATGGCAAAATGCCTTGTACTCTGCATCTAAAGGAAAAACTCGAGTTATACCAGTTAGAATTGATGGTTCTGATATGCCATCGCTACTTAAGCAAACCCTCTTTATTGATATGCATACGGTGGGGCTTGAGGCCGCGATTGCACAGATTGTAAGTGTTACGCAGGGAAATGCTTCTTTTACTCCTCAACACCAAGGCTTCTCAAATCTGTCATTTACACAAACTAAAGTAGATGAGACACAAATTGAAATTGCCGTTAAGGCATCGCACCTTATGGAACCTAATGCTAGCTTTGTATTTGTTACAACCAACGCAGAGCAGGATATTCATTGGGAAATGTCGAACGGGCAACCATTCGTTGGTGGTTTCAACAAAGATGCATTCACTTCCCCAAATGGTAATGCTAATGGTATTTTAATTCGTCCTATGACGTCTACTCTAACTCCGACTCATCCGTTAAGAGTTAAGTTTTCGAAAAAAGGAACCGTCGATATCGATATTGCCGCTGTTTTTCATGAAAAAAGTGAGAATCAGTGGGTTGAGATTCCAAGGGCCGCGCCGACATTTGCGTACTAA
- a CDS encoding integron integrase, giving the protein MSLKSPFLIGVQETMRMRGYSIRTEKTYLYWIKAFINFHHKRHPETMGTEEVTQFLTFLANQRNVAINTQKIALNALAYLYQKHLHHELGDLGFCYATKQRHLPTVLSPLEISSILNQLYGRDRLIIELLYGSGLRVSECLRLRVQDIDMERATLTIRDGKGRKDRQTILSHKCAEKFPAYIEKATKIQQYDNQRGIGPSLPNALERKYPNAFRQRGWMFIFPSKTTCIHPYTGIVCRHHLHQSVIRKALGNAVRSIQINKRVTCHTFRHSFATHLLQAGRDIRSVQELLGHNDVSTIQIYTHVLGQHFAGTTSPLDTL; this is encoded by the coding sequence ATGAGTCTAAAAAGCCCATTTCTAATCGGTGTTCAAGAAACAATGCGCATGCGTGGTTACAGTATTAGAACAGAAAAAACTTATCTGTATTGGATCAAGGCATTCATTAACTTTCACCACAAGCGTCACCCCGAAACAATGGGAACGGAAGAAGTTACACAATTTTTAACCTTCCTTGCCAACCAACGGAATGTGGCAATCAACACTCAAAAAATTGCACTTAATGCATTGGCCTATTTGTATCAGAAGCATTTGCACCATGAGCTTGGGGATTTAGGTTTTTGCTATGCCACTAAACAGCGACATTTACCGACAGTGTTATCCCCATTGGAAATATCATCGATATTAAATCAACTCTATGGCCGCGACAGGCTAATCATTGAGCTGCTCTATGGTAGTGGACTGAGAGTTTCAGAATGTCTCCGGTTACGTGTCCAAGACATTGATATGGAGCGGGCTACACTGACCATTAGAGACGGAAAAGGGCGAAAAGATAGGCAAACCATCCTCAGTCATAAATGCGCCGAAAAGTTTCCAGCATATATTGAGAAAGCTACTAAGATCCAACAGTATGACAACCAACGAGGGATAGGCCCTTCACTGCCAAATGCATTAGAACGTAAATACCCTAACGCTTTTAGGCAGCGCGGATGGATGTTTATTTTCCCTTCTAAAACGACCTGCATCCACCCGTATACTGGAATAGTTTGCAGGCATCATCTGCATCAGAGTGTTATTCGTAAAGCGCTCGGGAATGCCGTGCGTAGTATTCAAATAAATAAACGCGTCACCTGCCACACGTTTAGGCATAGCTTCGCAACTCATCTACTTCAAGCCGGTCGTGATATAAGAAGTGTTCAAGAGTTACTTGGCCACAATGACGTGAGTACAATACAAATCTATACACATGTACTTGGCCAACATTTCGCGGGGACAACGAGTCCGTTAGACACACTGTAA
- a CDS encoding nucleotidyltransferase domain-containing protein has protein sequence MQEKTQSGFHQSDGAAADTGLDEQGLILDTCSPDKIQREFLPVVDALLDNLNHAFPGEIHSVYLYGSVARGVAEIGRSDLDISLIFNHQIQASQRERLREISCEFPRRFSQISKLDLDPGCLEEVLHPREKYRWQFWLKHCCCCISGDDVAKTFEALKPSRNIALELNHDLAAFLSFSSEHVAGREVKVQNRVLAKKILRTAYYFNAEHHGSWYTDLAACARVAKLYYPQQTEQIDTAYTLARGRDCSPAAFEVLTSQLGTMLVKQMATMTRYSAQMDEDMNDEEKGDVTNP, from the coding sequence ATGCAAGAAAAAACGCAGAGTGGCTTTCACCAAAGCGACGGCGCCGCTGCCGATACAGGCCTCGACGAGCAAGGCTTGATTCTTGATACCTGCTCACCAGACAAGATTCAGCGCGAATTTTTGCCCGTTGTTGATGCTTTGCTTGATAACTTAAACCACGCTTTTCCGGGCGAGATACACAGCGTTTATCTGTATGGCAGCGTCGCTCGCGGAGTGGCGGAGATCGGGCGTTCAGACCTGGATATTTCACTGATTTTCAACCATCAAATCCAAGCTTCTCAACGTGAAAGACTGCGCGAAATTTCATGCGAGTTTCCACGTCGATTTTCTCAGATCTCCAAACTCGATCTCGACCCGGGCTGTCTGGAAGAAGTGCTTCATCCCAGAGAGAAATATCGTTGGCAGTTCTGGTTAAAGCATTGCTGTTGCTGTATTAGCGGCGATGATGTTGCAAAAACCTTTGAGGCACTTAAGCCCAGCCGCAACATCGCGCTGGAGCTGAACCATGATCTTGCGGCATTTCTCTCATTTAGTTCTGAGCATGTGGCGGGTAGGGAAGTTAAGGTTCAAAACCGAGTCTTGGCCAAAAAGATCCTGCGTACAGCCTATTACTTCAATGCCGAGCATCACGGCAGTTGGTACACCGATTTAGCGGCGTGTGCCCGGGTTGCCAAGTTGTACTATCCGCAGCAAACCGAGCAGATCGATACGGCATACACACTGGCGCGCGGCAGGGATTGTTCACCGGCGGCATTCGAGGTGCTGACCTCACAATTAGGCACAATGCTTGTTAAGCAAATGGCAACCATGACGCGTTATTCTGCTCAAATGGATGAGGATATGAATGACGAAGAGAAAGGTGATGTTACGAACCCCTAA